One Pleurocapsa sp. PCC 7327 DNA segment encodes these proteins:
- a CDS encoding Hsp20/alpha crystallin family protein: MSLIRFRWEPFREIERWEPFREIERWEPFREIERWEPWREMERIQQRMNRLFERLMPDGGRALSFGVPVAEMEETDSEIHLKLEVPGLEAKDLNIEVTADSVSISGERKSATKTEGIGVTRSEFYYGKFERTIPLPAHIQTDKVQAEYKNGVLSLTMPKTETEKHKVVKVSVA, from the coding sequence ATGTCACTTATTCGTTTTCGTTGGGAACCTTTCCGAGAAATCGAACGTTGGGAACCTTTCCGAGAAATCGAACGTTGGGAACCTTTCCGAGAAATCGAACGTTGGGAACCCTGGCGGGAAATGGAACGCATACAACAGCGCATGAATCGCTTGTTTGAAAGATTGATGCCCGATGGCGGAAGAGCGCTTTCTTTTGGCGTTCCTGTTGCTGAAATGGAAGAAACCGACAGCGAGATTCACCTCAAACTCGAAGTCCCAGGTTTGGAAGCTAAAGATCTCAACATTGAAGTGACCGCTGACTCGGTTTCGATTAGCGGCGAGCGCAAGTCTGCCACTAAGACTGAAGGAATAGGAGTCACTCGCTCTGAATTCTACTATGGCAAGTTCGAGCGAACGATTCCATTACCTGCCCACATTCAAACCGACAAAGTTCAAGCCGAATACAAAAACGGGGTCTTGAGTCTCACTATGCCGAAAACCGAGACAGAAAAACACAAAGTCGTCAAGGTTAGCGTTGCTTAA